From Sphingomonas bisphenolicum, one genomic window encodes:
- a CDS encoding MgtC/SapB family protein, with the protein MNLLDPGLSLPILGAIVAGALIGAEREYRSSPAGFRTHILVSLACALLMLAAVHQVRWLSDTPLEIGKRGLTAALHAGHSPG; encoded by the coding sequence ATGAATTTGCTCGACCCTGGCTTATCCCTTCCGATCCTCGGCGCCATAGTCGCTGGCGCCTTGATCGGCGCGGAACGTGAATATCGGTCAAGCCCGGCGGGCTTTCGCACACATATTCTCGTCAGTCTGGCCTGCGCGCTTCTGATGCTGGCCGCCGTCCACCAAGTGCGGTGGCTCAGTGACACACCGCTGGAGATCGGTAAGCGGGGTCTGACGGCCGCCTTGCATGCCGGGCATTCGCCGGGATGA
- a CDS encoding GGDEF domain-containing protein, with protein sequence MGALVFLSWRDEVILTLVLCASGVTVGRLLVIRAFHRTGGIAQTVPALKIWERRYAVLTYVCAALVAGLNVAVLPAHQPLVHLATVSLIFTFGAGIVSRNSSRPKLCLIGQTLSVLPVSLALLAHAVRDGPHALHAQFFILEAVILLVVAVMSIQSVRHLYQSTVEHLTTKHDLGKLARFDPLTGLANRLLVRESFLMHAASCRADQQIAVHYLDLDGFKAINDQFGHPIGDKMLAQVAERLVATVRAEDVVGRLGGDEFVVLQPSVQHPDQAEFLARRVIRQLSDAYRIDGTEMRISVSIGIALAPVHGLDLDGLMECADGALYRSKAKGKAQVHFCDGGASGTNGRAVA encoded by the coding sequence GTGGGAGCGCTCGTATTTCTGAGCTGGCGAGACGAGGTCATTCTGACATTGGTGCTGTGCGCCAGCGGGGTGACGGTCGGTCGCCTGCTGGTCATTCGCGCCTTTCATCGCACCGGAGGGATAGCTCAAACAGTTCCAGCCCTCAAAATATGGGAGCGACGATATGCGGTGCTGACCTATGTTTGCGCAGCCCTTGTAGCCGGTCTCAATGTGGCGGTTCTCCCAGCCCATCAGCCGCTCGTCCATCTCGCAACCGTCAGCCTCATTTTTACGTTCGGCGCGGGCATTGTTTCTCGCAACTCGAGCCGGCCAAAGCTGTGCCTTATTGGCCAGACCCTCTCCGTCCTGCCCGTCTCGTTGGCCCTGCTGGCTCACGCAGTGCGCGACGGACCGCATGCGCTGCATGCCCAGTTTTTCATCCTTGAGGCAGTGATTCTCTTGGTCGTCGCGGTGATGAGTATCCAATCCGTTCGGCATCTCTATCAGTCGACGGTGGAACATCTCACGACGAAGCATGACCTTGGAAAACTGGCTCGCTTCGATCCCCTAACAGGCCTTGCCAACCGCCTGTTGGTCCGTGAATCCTTTCTGATGCATGCTGCATCCTGCCGTGCCGATCAGCAAATTGCCGTTCATTATCTGGATTTGGACGGGTTCAAGGCTATCAACGATCAGTTCGGCCACCCTATCGGTGACAAGATGCTGGCCCAGGTTGCCGAACGGCTCGTAGCCACGGTGCGCGCCGAGGATGTCGTGGGGAGGCTGGGCGGCGATGAGTTTGTTGTGTTGCAGCCGAGCGTTCAACATCCTGACCAAGCTGAGTTCCTGGCGCGGCGGGTCATCCGGCAGCTTTCCGACGCCTATCGGATTGACGGGACTGAAATGCGAATCTCCGTCAGCATTGGCATCGCTCTGGCACCAGTGCACGGCTTGGACCTCGATGGCCTGATGGAATGTGCCGATGGTGCACTTTATCGCTCCAAGGCGAAAGGAAAGGCACAGGTACATTTTTGCGACGGGGGTGCCAGTGGCACAAATGGAAGAGCAGTGGCCTGA
- the tnpB gene encoding IS66 family insertion sequence element accessory protein TnpB (TnpB, as the term is used for proteins encoded by IS66 family insertion elements, is considered an accessory protein, since TnpC, encoded by a neighboring gene, is a DDE family transposase.) — protein MIPLPPSTRIFLACGATDMRKGFDGLAVMTQQVLEQSPHSGALFVFRGKRGDLVKLLWYDGQGMCLFSKRMDRGRFVWPSTKMGSVVMTAAQLSMLLEGIDWRRPERTFTPSLAG, from the coding sequence ATGATCCCGCTGCCACCATCGACGCGGATATTCCTGGCCTGCGGCGCGACAGATATGCGCAAGGGTTTTGACGGCCTTGCCGTGATGACGCAGCAGGTCCTGGAGCAAAGCCCGCATTCCGGCGCGCTATTCGTCTTTCGCGGCAAGCGCGGCGATCTGGTGAAGCTGCTCTGGTATGACGGCCAGGGCATGTGCCTGTTCTCCAAGCGGATGGACCGAGGGCGCTTTGTGTGGCCGTCGACGAAGATGGGGTCGGTGGTGATGACCGCAGCCCAGCTTTCGATGCTATTGGAAGGCATCGACTGGCGGCGACCGGAACGCACTTTCACCCCTTCATTGGCGGGGTAA
- the tnpA gene encoding IS66-like element accessory protein TnpA, which produces MSSRIEVVSRVSGRRRWTVDQKLAVLRDAFGPEGCVRAACERHDVGSGSIYTWRRQAMSGELAGVRKPIEPVFAEVQISEQPALPAPTLAARSGSVIGIELPSGIRVSVDATVDADALSRVIGVLTR; this is translated from the coding sequence ATGAGTAGTCGGATAGAAGTCGTTAGCCGGGTGTCGGGCCGGCGGCGCTGGACGGTGGATCAGAAGCTGGCCGTGCTGCGGGATGCATTTGGCCCGGAGGGCTGCGTGCGCGCGGCCTGTGAACGCCATGATGTCGGCAGCGGATCGATCTACACGTGGCGGCGACAGGCGATGTCCGGTGAACTGGCCGGGGTACGCAAGCCGATCGAGCCCGTTTTTGCGGAGGTGCAGATCAGCGAGCAGCCAGCCTTGCCCGCCCCAACGCTCGCGGCGCGCAGCGGCAGCGTGATTGGCATCGAGCTGCCGTCAGGTATCAGGGTGAGCGTGGATGCCACGGTCGATGCCGATGCCCTGTCGCGGGTGATCGGTGTCCTGACACGATGA
- the tnpC gene encoding IS66 family transposase, producing the protein MAELEAALAAAHADISARDILIDTLRVQIARLKRMQFGKSSEKLDTQIAQLELALEELEGEAIVAAARRGDPVAVDRPSPVRTLPAHLPREEQRIEPDQGNCTCPDCGGALRPLGQDSDEMLDAVPVQWRVVRTIRPKYSCRSCEKIVQAPAPVKAIARGKATFGTLAHVVVSKFDHHLPLYRQAEIMAAQGIEIDRSTLAGWVGQASVLLDPIVSRIREVGLTASKIHTDDTPVPMLDPGRGKTATGRLWAYAVDDRGSGATSPPLVWYEFTTDRTGAHPQRQLASFTGYLQADGYAGYDKLYDTNRVTEVACWAHFRRKIFDIHATKPTPLTTDLLERIGQLYEIEAEVRGHQPDIRRRSRQDRTKPLIDELHEALDDALRRLSPKSEMAKAIAYGRKRWVALTRFLDDGRLEIDNNIAERAMRCVALGRKNWLFAGSKAGGDQAAAIYSIIETAKLNGLEPQAYIADVIAKIAGDWPAARWDELMPWNWQPDQQPIAEAA; encoded by the coding sequence ATCGCCGAGCTTGAAGCCGCATTGGCCGCCGCCCATGCCGATATTTCCGCCCGCGACATCCTGATCGACACGCTGCGCGTGCAGATCGCGCGCCTCAAGCGGATGCAGTTCGGCAAGTCGTCTGAGAAGCTCGATACCCAGATTGCTCAGCTTGAGCTGGCCCTTGAAGAGCTCGAAGGCGAGGCCATCGTCGCCGCCGCGCGTCGAGGCGATCCGGTAGCCGTCGATCGGCCATCACCGGTTCGGACGCTGCCAGCTCATTTGCCGCGCGAGGAGCAGCGGATCGAGCCCGATCAGGGTAACTGCACCTGTCCCGACTGCGGCGGCGCGTTGCGGCCGCTGGGGCAGGATAGCGACGAGATGCTCGATGCCGTGCCGGTGCAGTGGCGCGTCGTTCGGACCATCCGCCCCAAGTATAGCTGCCGGTCCTGCGAGAAGATCGTGCAGGCGCCCGCGCCGGTAAAGGCGATAGCGCGGGGCAAGGCGACCTTCGGCACGCTGGCCCATGTCGTCGTCTCCAAGTTCGACCATCATCTGCCGCTTTACCGTCAGGCCGAGATAATGGCCGCCCAAGGCATCGAGATCGACCGCTCGACGCTGGCAGGGTGGGTCGGGCAAGCATCCGTGCTGCTCGACCCGATCGTCAGTCGCATCCGCGAGGTCGGACTGACGGCTTCAAAGATTCACACCGACGATACGCCGGTCCCTATGCTCGATCCGGGACGTGGCAAGACGGCAACCGGCAGGCTCTGGGCCTATGCCGTCGACGATCGCGGTTCTGGTGCGACCTCACCGCCGTTGGTCTGGTATGAGTTCACCACCGACCGGACAGGCGCACATCCCCAACGGCAGCTGGCCAGTTTCACCGGCTATCTTCAGGCGGACGGCTATGCCGGATACGACAAGCTCTACGACACCAACCGCGTCACCGAGGTCGCCTGCTGGGCGCATTTCCGCCGCAAGATATTCGACATCCACGCGACCAAGCCGACACCGCTCACCACTGATCTGCTGGAACGCATCGGCCAACTCTATGAGATCGAAGCAGAGGTTCGCGGCCATCAGCCTGATATCCGACGACGAAGCCGACAGGACCGCACCAAGCCATTGATCGACGAACTGCACGAGGCGCTCGACGATGCGCTGCGCCGTCTTTCGCCCAAGTCGGAGATGGCCAAGGCGATCGCTTATGGCCGCAAGCGCTGGGTCGCGCTCACGCGCTTCCTCGACGATGGCCGACTGGAGATTGATAACAACATTGCGGAGCGCGCCATGCGCTGCGTGGCCCTGGGCCGCAAAAACTGGCTGTTTGCAGGATCAAAGGCGGGCGGTGATCAGGCCGCTGCCATCTACTCCATCATCGAGACTGCCAAGCTCAATGGCCTCGAACCGCAGGCCTACATCGCCGATGTCATCGCCAAGATCGCTGGCGACTGGCCTGCCGCGCGCTGGGATGAACTCATGCCTTGGAACTGGCAGCCAGATCAGCAACCGATCGCCGAAGCCGCCTGA
- a CDS encoding MgtC/SapB family protein, producing MELAARSATDRRSRLICGLQPTLTEIVRIDPVRMAHGVLTGIGFLCGGVIFREGFGVRGLTTAASLWMTASLGILFGVGFFDLAIAGSIATFIVLAAVRASERFLPQRRYATVRVHYHRSAVINREALETILLSAGLMAISISQKVGKDSQEFQATVSGNSDKRMDLLASILISAPDVIGFEYEPHGT from the coding sequence TTGGAACTGGCAGCCAGATCAGCAACCGATCGCCGAAGCCGCCTGATCTGCGGCCTCCAGCCCACGCTTACGGAGATCGTGCGCATTGATCCGGTTAGGATGGCGCATGGCGTATTGACGGGGATCGGCTTTCTATGTGGTGGGGTCATCTTCCGCGAAGGTTTCGGTGTTCGAGGCTTGACGACCGCCGCGTCGCTATGGATGACCGCGTCCCTCGGGATCCTGTTCGGCGTCGGCTTTTTCGATCTCGCCATTGCAGGATCCATCGCAACCTTCATCGTTCTGGCTGCAGTGCGGGCATCCGAGCGTTTCCTGCCACAGCGTCGCTACGCCACAGTGCGGGTCCACTATCATCGGTCGGCTGTCATTAATCGCGAGGCCCTCGAAACTATTCTGTTAAGCGCTGGGCTGATGGCTATTTCCATAAGTCAGAAGGTCGGCAAGGACAGCCAGGAATTCCAGGCAACGGTTAGTGGCAATAGTGACAAACGAATGGATCTGTTGGCATCGATCCTGATTTCCGCCCCCGACGTGATCGGTTTTGAGTATGAACCGCACGGCACATAG